A region from the candidate division KSB1 bacterium genome encodes:
- a CDS encoding TonB-dependent receptor, with translation MKRVGLGVLLLVLFLSKLGFADEIDKAKLDSIRVNFEAKDIPLRQALQNLVTQTSLQIVYNDGLVNGLKVSCACNNVTLRQALEELLKPTPLTFEAMPDGQIVIIKRRANLKGYVKAAESGENLPYANVMLKGSSHGTTSNVNGYFVLVNVPAGLCTLRASYIGYETVELPIHLTDGKEAVTVKMRQQALLGEAVTVTAENLQTMEVAQEPAQIRISPKQISTLPSVGEVDIFRSLQLLPGISGVNDGSSGLYVRGGTPDQNLVLFDGMTIYHVDHFFGFISAFNTEAVKDVRVFKGGFPAKFGGRTSSIVELTGKSGSFDNFQAGGSVNLLSGSAIVQAPLSGRGAWLLSLRRSYTDFIKSDLYTKIYNSITGHNKSVEGSTTSEHSTPAGPGGGPGSRFQALTTTPNFYYYDLNSKLTYSLTARDHLALSFYNGRDHLDQARDLGNLAFRRGSPPGAGQVPTRVGTENSTKWGNTGASGNWSRVWNDRLYSSLLAAYSNYSSESRRGLNAETDNANTIFRAFGSSEVNEVRDLTLRFDNEWQAHKSHRLEFGTWLSRTNATVRFTANDSIDILRRDDEAEQAAFYVQDKWQVFRPLELTLGLRATNYAPTQKTYYEPRASLRLNLCAGLSLKGAWGEYHQFVNRITNENVLEGNRDFWLLADERLPPSFAEHKILGASYENKDYVFDVEAYHKDLAGVAEFSQRFRRPPEARTQDLFFLGSGVAKGIEFLAQKKSGKFNGWASYTLAKVEYKIFPFNNGEAYPADQDRRHELKLVGNYGFGKWNLAATWVLASGAPYTAAESQYAIMLLDGRRRSYIHVSDKNAHRLPAYHRLDVSLSRQFTGALLDLDLGISIFNLYDHKNVWYREYLLDTNPVVVREVTTLGFVPTVTLQANLK, from the coding sequence ATGAAAAGAGTCGGACTCGGCGTGCTGCTGCTCGTGTTGTTCTTATCCAAACTCGGTTTTGCCGATGAAATTGACAAGGCCAAGCTCGATTCGATTCGCGTGAACTTCGAGGCAAAAGACATCCCCTTGCGCCAGGCGCTACAAAATCTGGTGACGCAAACCAGCCTGCAAATCGTCTACAACGATGGGCTGGTCAACGGCCTGAAGGTGAGCTGTGCGTGCAACAACGTCACGCTGCGCCAGGCGTTGGAGGAATTGCTCAAACCGACGCCGCTCACGTTCGAGGCCATGCCGGACGGCCAAATCGTGATCATCAAGCGCCGGGCCAATTTGAAAGGTTATGTCAAGGCCGCCGAGAGCGGCGAGAATTTGCCGTATGCGAATGTCATGCTCAAAGGCTCCTCGCACGGAACCACCTCCAACGTCAATGGCTATTTCGTGCTCGTCAACGTCCCGGCCGGACTCTGCACGTTGCGCGCAAGTTATATCGGCTACGAAACCGTCGAGTTGCCGATTCACCTCACCGATGGCAAAGAGGCGGTCACGGTGAAGATGCGCCAGCAGGCTTTGCTCGGCGAGGCGGTAACGGTGACGGCGGAGAATTTGCAAACGATGGAAGTGGCGCAGGAGCCGGCGCAAATTCGTATTTCGCCGAAACAAATTTCAACGTTGCCGTCGGTCGGCGAAGTTGATATTTTTCGCTCGCTGCAATTGTTGCCCGGCATCAGCGGCGTGAACGATGGCTCGTCCGGACTTTACGTGCGCGGCGGCACGCCGGATCAAAATCTCGTTTTGTTCGACGGCATGACGATCTATCACGTCGATCATTTTTTCGGTTTCATCAGCGCCTTCAACACCGAGGCGGTCAAAGACGTGCGCGTGTTCAAAGGCGGCTTTCCGGCAAAATTCGGCGGCAGAACCTCGAGCATCGTCGAGCTGACCGGCAAGTCCGGCAGCTTCGATAATTTTCAAGCCGGCGGCAGCGTGAATTTGTTGAGCGGCAGCGCCATCGTGCAAGCGCCGCTCTCCGGCCGCGGCGCCTGGCTGCTTTCGTTGCGGCGCTCTTACACGGATTTTATCAAAAGCGATCTTTACACCAAAATCTACAATTCGATTACCGGCCACAATAAATCCGTCGAGGGCTCAACGACTTCGGAACATTCCACTCCAGCCGGCCCCGGTGGCGGCCCGGGCAGCCGTTTTCAAGCCCTCACGACGACGCCGAATTTTTATTACTACGATTTGAACAGTAAACTGACGTATTCGCTCACGGCTCGAGATCATCTGGCGTTGAGTTTTTATAATGGCCGTGACCATTTGGATCAAGCCCGGGATTTGGGCAATCTCGCTTTTCGCCGCGGCAGCCCGCCGGGCGCCGGACAAGTGCCAACGCGCGTTGGAACGGAGAATTCAACCAAGTGGGGCAACACCGGCGCCAGCGGCAATTGGTCGCGCGTGTGGAACGATCGGCTTTATTCGAGCCTGTTGGCGGCTTACTCGAATTATTCCAGCGAAAGCCGGCGCGGTTTGAATGCCGAAACCGACAATGCGAACACGATCTTCCGCGCTTTCGGTTCATCGGAAGTCAATGAAGTCCGCGATCTCACGCTGCGCTTCGACAATGAATGGCAAGCGCACAAATCCCATCGGCTGGAGTTTGGAACCTGGCTGTCGCGCACGAACGCGACGGTGCGCTTTACCGCCAACGACAGCATCGATATTCTCCGGCGCGATGATGAGGCCGAGCAGGCCGCATTTTATGTGCAGGACAAATGGCAGGTGTTTCGGCCGCTGGAGCTGACGCTCGGCCTGCGCGCCACGAACTACGCGCCGACGCAAAAGACTTATTACGAGCCGCGGGCGTCGCTGCGTTTGAATCTTTGCGCCGGGCTTTCGCTCAAAGGCGCGTGGGGAGAGTATCATCAATTCGTCAACCGCATCACCAACGAAAATGTGCTGGAAGGCAATCGCGATTTTTGGCTGCTGGCGGATGAGCGGCTGCCGCCGAGTTTTGCCGAGCACAAAATCCTCGGCGCGAGTTACGAGAATAAAGATTATGTTTTCGACGTCGAAGCGTATCATAAAGACCTCGCTGGCGTGGCCGAGTTCTCGCAGCGCTTTCGCCGCCCGCCCGAAGCCAGAACGCAAGACCTGTTTTTTCTCGGAAGCGGCGTGGCAAAGGGCATTGAATTCTTGGCACAAAAGAAAAGCGGCAAATTCAATGGCTGGGCGAGTTACACGCTGGCGAAAGTGGAATATAAAATTTTCCCCTTTAATAACGGTGAAGCCTACCCCGCCGATCAGGATCGCCGGCACGAGCTCAAGTTGGTCGGCAATTACGGCTTTGGCAAATGGAATCTTGCGGCGACGTGGGTGCTCGCTTCCGGCGCGCCATACACGGCGGCGGAGAGCCAATATGCCATCATGCTGTTGGATGGCCGCAGGCGCAGCTACATTCACGTGAGCGACAAAAACGCTCATCGCCTGCCGGCGTATCATCGCCTGGACGTGAGCCTCTCGCGCCAATTCACCGGCGCTTTGTTGGATTTGGACTTGGGAATTTCAATCTTCAATTTATACGATCACAAAAACGTGTGGTATCGCGAATATTTGCTGGACACCAACCCGGTGGTCGTGCGCGAAGTGACGACGCTGGGCTTCGTGCCGACGGTGACGCTGCAGGCGAATCTGAAGTAA
- a CDS encoding T9SS type A sorting domain-containing protein, which produces MNRRDLLKSLATAGLSSIIPLNRALCAEEKAEIQRLAASCFLTPQETEGPYYFNPNLIRQDIRQDLTTGVFKSGLPLTMKFTVINFDCVPIPNVLVDIWHCDKDGVYSGYAGQPGGISTIGQNFLRGIQMTDANGQCSFLSIYPGWYPGRVTHVHFKVRITSTTYVTSQFAFPDHVNTAVYTTPLYAAKGQNSITNARDNIFGSANPENQVMAVTANAATGGYDGALTIGINLPTKVEETKDQNPEEFSLWQNYPNPFNPTTKISYHLPTSSEVKLIVYDVFGRTVATLVDEKKSAGTHEVEFDASGLSSDFYLYQLRAGSFVATREMLLIK; this is translated from the coding sequence ATGAACCGAAGAGATCTTTTAAAAAGCCTGGCCACTGCCGGGTTGAGTTCCATTATCCCACTTAACCGAGCGCTGTGCGCCGAAGAAAAAGCCGAAATTCAGCGATTGGCCGCTTCCTGCTTTTTAACGCCGCAAGAAACCGAGGGGCCTTACTATTTCAACCCCAATTTGATCCGGCAAGATATCCGGCAGGATTTGACAACGGGCGTCTTCAAGAGCGGCTTGCCGCTCACGATGAAATTCACCGTCATCAACTTCGATTGCGTTCCGATTCCGAATGTGCTGGTGGATATCTGGCATTGTGATAAGGACGGCGTGTATTCGGGATATGCCGGGCAGCCGGGCGGCATCAGCACAATCGGGCAGAATTTTTTGCGCGGCATTCAAATGACCGACGCGAACGGGCAGTGTTCGTTCCTTTCGATTTATCCCGGCTGGTATCCCGGTCGCGTCACGCACGTTCATTTCAAGGTGCGCATCACTTCCACGACGTATGTGACCTCGCAATTCGCTTTTCCGGATCATGTCAATACCGCCGTTTACACCACGCCGTTGTATGCAGCCAAAGGGCAAAACTCGATCACCAATGCCAGGGACAACATTTTTGGAAGCGCCAACCCCGAAAACCAGGTGATGGCCGTTACAGCCAACGCCGCCACCGGCGGCTATGACGGCGCTTTGACCATCGGCATCAATCTTCCGACAAAAGTCGAAGAGACTAAAGATCAAAATCCCGAAGAATTTTCTTTGTGGCAGAATTATCCGAATCCTTTCAATCCCACAACGAAGATTTCTTACCATTTGCCCACCAGCAGCGAGGTCAAGTTGATCGTGTATGATGTTTTTGGCCGCACCGTGGCGACTCTGGTTGATGAGAAAAAATCGGCGGGAACACACGAGGTCGAATTTGACGCGAGCGGGCTCAGCAGCGATTTCTATTTATATCAGTTGCGCGCGGGAAGTTTTGTTGCAACGAGAGAAATGCTGCTGATCAAATGA
- a CDS encoding M20/M25/M40 family metallo-hydrolase, whose amino-acid sequence MKIMLVAAVLLVAALSLAYVQNDPSSSSNETWLVQERNVRAHLEFLASDALKGRGSMTEYELIAAQYVASQLRQFGIAPAGDVEANAQKTFLQTITLRKLSFTEAPRLVFSANGKTTEWVHGREIVLAQAAAAEFGGPLQKLEANRQVKAGAMVLLNASEHLGGKGLGESIAWIVEQKPAAVLVPLLPDWQPYWARLASKLPQLPSDTDHSRSSHSVIFLSEAAVEELQQTADGTRIQLSGRTGATEVHHTWNVVGVLKGNDSRLAKEAIVLSAHIDHVGVNRAVAGDSIYNGADDDASGVVAVLELARVLGVGPRPKRTVYFALFGSEENGGYGSRHFINNPPVPLSHIVADLQFEMIGRPDPKVPANTLWLTGYERSNLGPELAKQGARLVADPHPEENFFQRSDNFAFAQRGVIAHTVSSFGLHAEYHQPNDDLAHIDFTHTTQAINSMIKPVQWLANSSFTPAWIEGKKP is encoded by the coding sequence ATGAAAATTATGTTGGTCGCCGCCGTGCTGCTCGTGGCGGCGCTGTCTTTGGCTTACGTTCAAAACGATCCGAGTTCCTCAAGCAATGAAACCTGGCTGGTGCAGGAACGCAACGTCCGCGCACATCTGGAATTTCTCGCCAGCGACGCCTTGAAAGGGCGCGGCAGCATGACGGAATATGAACTGATTGCCGCTCAGTATGTTGCCTCGCAACTCCGGCAATTCGGCATCGCGCCGGCAGGCGATGTCGAGGCCAACGCGCAAAAAACTTTTTTGCAAACCATCACGTTGCGCAAATTATCTTTCACCGAAGCGCCACGGCTCGTTTTCAGCGCGAACGGGAAAACGACGGAGTGGGTGCACGGCAGGGAGATCGTGCTGGCGCAAGCGGCAGCGGCGGAGTTTGGCGGCCCGCTGCAAAAGCTCGAGGCGAACCGCCAGGTCAAAGCCGGCGCGATGGTGCTCTTGAATGCTTCGGAGCATCTGGGCGGCAAAGGCCTCGGCGAGTCGATTGCATGGATTGTCGAACAAAAACCAGCCGCCGTTCTCGTTCCTCTTCTGCCGGATTGGCAGCCGTACTGGGCGAGGCTGGCCTCGAAATTACCGCAACTGCCTTCGGATACAGATCATTCTCGCAGCTCGCACAGCGTGATTTTTTTGAGTGAAGCCGCCGTTGAGGAATTGCAACAAACTGCGGATGGCACGCGCATCCAACTCAGCGGCAGAACCGGCGCGACCGAGGTCCATCACACCTGGAATGTGGTTGGCGTTTTAAAAGGCAACGATTCGAGGCTGGCAAAAGAGGCCATTGTGTTGTCCGCCCATATCGATCATGTCGGCGTGAATCGCGCCGTTGCCGGCGACAGCATTTATAACGGCGCCGATGACGATGCTTCGGGTGTCGTCGCGGTGTTGGAATTGGCGAGAGTTTTGGGCGTCGGGCCGAGGCCAAAGCGCACGGTTTACTTTGCGTTGTTTGGCAGCGAAGAAAATGGCGGTTATGGGTCGCGGCATTTCATCAACAACCCGCCGGTTCCCTTGAGCCATATTGTGGCAGATTTGCAGTTTGAGATGATCGGGCGCCCCGATCCGAAAGTTCCCGCCAACACGCTGTGGCTCACCGGTTACGAGCGCTCCAATTTGGGGCCGGAATTGGCGAAACAGGGCGCGCGTTTGGTCGCCGATCCGCATCCCGAAGAAAATTTTTTTCAGCGCTCGGATAATTTTGCCTTCGCCCAGCGCGGCGTCATCGCGCACACGGTTTCCAGTTTTGGATTGCACGCCGAATATCATCAGCCCAACGATGATCTGGCGCATATAGATTTCACTCATACGACGCAGGCAATTAATTCCATGATCAAACCGGTGCAATGGTTGGCAAACTCCAGCTTCACGCCGGCGTGGATCGAGGGCAAAAAGCCTTGA
- a CDS encoding GNAT family N-acetyltransferase, producing the protein MAVLQIQTRRLNMRPFTMNEVDALHRLWTDPHVRKYLWDDIVISQEQAAAVVESSIASFAQRGFGFWAMFPKDRDEVIGFCGFRLFDDPPEVEILYGVNPEYWGKGLATEASQALLRCGFEEHGFERIYAGADPPNAASFRVMEKCGMTFAKRMIINNIEVIYYVISREAF; encoded by the coding sequence ATGGCTGTTCTGCAAATTCAAACCCGTCGGCTCAATATGCGGCCGTTCACGATGAACGAGGTGGATGCCCTTCACCGGCTGTGGACCGATCCGCACGTGCGAAAATATTTGTGGGATGACATTGTCATTTCCCAAGAGCAAGCCGCCGCAGTTGTGGAGAGCAGCATCGCCAGCTTCGCGCAGCGCGGCTTCGGGTTTTGGGCGATGTTTCCGAAGGATCGGGATGAAGTGATCGGTTTTTGCGGCTTTCGTTTATTTGATGATCCGCCGGAGGTCGAGATTCTTTATGGCGTCAATCCGGAATACTGGGGAAAGGGGCTTGCAACCGAAGCGTCGCAAGCGCTGCTCCGCTGTGGCTTCGAAGAGCACGGCTTCGAGCGCATCTACGCCGGCGCCGATCCGCCGAACGCCGCCTCGTTCCGTGTCATGGAGAAATGCGGCATGACGTTCGCCAAGCGCATGATCATCAACAATATCGAAGTCATCTATTACGTTATCTCACGGGAAGCGTTTTAG
- a CDS encoding DinB family protein: MSNFTISRPEPTEYAPYYGKYIELVPAGDLIDALIQQMNDMLALLRGLSEAQAETRYEPGKWSIKEVLGHLIDTERVMSYRALRIARADETPLPGFEQDDYVRAANFDARSLPNLLEEYLGVRGATVALFRNFDAATIARGGTANNVPVTVRALAYIIAGHERHHVQVLRTKYLPLLTPIA, from the coding sequence ATGTCCAATTTTACTATCTCGCGGCCTGAGCCCACCGAATACGCGCCGTATTATGGCAAATACATCGAGCTCGTGCCCGCTGGCGATCTCATCGACGCGTTGATCCAACAAATGAACGACATGTTGGCGCTGTTGCGCGGCCTTTCCGAGGCGCAAGCTGAAACCCGCTACGAGCCGGGCAAGTGGAGCATCAAGGAAGTGCTCGGCCATCTCATCGACACCGAGCGCGTCATGAGCTATCGCGCGTTGCGCATTGCCCGCGCCGACGAAACACCGTTGCCGGGTTTCGAGCAGGACGATTACGTTCGCGCCGCCAATTTCGATGCCCGTTCCCTGCCCAATCTTCTCGAGGAATATCTGGGGGTGAGGGGGGCAACGGTGGCGCTCTTTCGCAACTTCGATGCGGCCACGATTGCCAGAGGCGGCACGGCCAACAACGTTCCGGTTACGGTGCGCGCGCTCGCCTACATTATCGCCGGCCATGAGCGGCATCACGTGCAGGTTTTGCGGACAAAATATTTACCTTTGTTGACACCTATTGCGTAA
- a CDS encoding DASS family sodium-coupled anion symporter, whose amino-acid sequence MPLEISTAEARFEAWRQRAGFVLTPIIFLVLLFSPMPSLTPEAHKLAAVMGLVMCLWITEALPLAVTGLLGPTLVVLLGIAPAAKAFAPFADPIMFLFIGAFVLARAINLHGLDRRFAYAVLSHRWVGEKPSRILFAYGAATCTISMWISNTATVAMMFPIGLAIINAMQRLNGAAVSSKYASAMMLIGAFAGSIGGLATPVGTPTNLIGLGFIEKQLGRHVHFLEWMSFGLPIVAVLYLLLFCYFNFLCPAGVKKLSGVRESLAVERAQLGRLSLGERNTLIAWSVTVALWIAPGVLAVIYGAADPLTKNFSKYAPESVAALLGTFMLFLLPVNFARREFTISLKSALEIDWAVLALYGGGIALGQMVFETGLADVLGKGVTEWIPSTPYGAVALAVVIATLTSELTSNVASVNMVAPLVIAMAGENALQPALAASMAATLGFMLPISTPTNAIVYSSGLIPLPRMIKYGVLLDVIGFIVIVIGTLLLVPAK is encoded by the coding sequence ATGCCCCTTGAAATCAGCACCGCCGAGGCGCGCTTCGAAGCCTGGCGTCAGCGCGCCGGTTTCGTTTTGACGCCGATTATTTTTCTCGTTCTGCTGTTTTCGCCGATGCCGAGCCTCACGCCGGAAGCGCACAAGCTCGCCGCCGTGATGGGGCTGGTGATGTGTTTGTGGATTACCGAAGCCCTGCCGCTGGCCGTGACCGGATTGCTCGGACCGACCCTCGTCGTTCTGCTCGGCATTGCACCGGCAGCCAAAGCGTTCGCACCATTTGCCGATCCGATCATGTTCTTGTTTATCGGAGCGTTCGTGCTGGCACGAGCCATCAATCTGCACGGGTTGGATCGCCGTTTTGCCTATGCCGTGCTCTCGCATCGCTGGGTGGGCGAGAAGCCGAGCCGCATCCTGTTTGCTTATGGCGCGGCAACGTGCACGATTTCAATGTGGATTTCCAACACCGCGACCGTGGCGATGATGTTTCCCATCGGCCTGGCGATCATCAACGCCATGCAGCGGTTGAACGGCGCCGCGGTGAGCAGCAAATATGCCAGCGCCATGATGCTGATCGGCGCGTTTGCCGGCTCCATCGGCGGTTTGGCCACGCCGGTGGGCACGCCGACGAATTTGATCGGCTTGGGTTTCATCGAAAAGCAGCTCGGCCGCCACGTGCATTTTCTGGAATGGATGAGTTTCGGGCTGCCGATCGTCGCGGTGCTTTATCTGCTCTTATTTTGTTATTTTAATTTTTTGTGTCCGGCTGGTGTCAAGAAATTATCCGGCGTGCGGGAGTCGCTTGCTGTCGAGCGGGCACAGCTCGGCAGGCTTTCCCTCGGCGAGCGAAACACGTTGATCGCGTGGAGCGTCACCGTCGCGTTGTGGATCGCGCCGGGAGTTTTGGCGGTGATCTATGGCGCAGCTGATCCGCTCACGAAAAATTTTTCCAAATACGCGCCCGAAAGCGTGGCGGCGCTGCTCGGCACGTTTATGCTCTTTTTGCTGCCGGTCAATTTTGCCAGGCGCGAGTTCACCATCTCGCTCAAATCCGCGCTGGAAATCGATTGGGCGGTGCTGGCGCTTTATGGCGGTGGCATTGCGCTCGGCCAGATGGTTTTTGAAACCGGACTGGCCGATGTGCTCGGCAAAGGCGTAACCGAATGGATTCCATCAACGCCTTATGGCGCAGTGGCCCTGGCCGTCGTCATTGCCACCCTGACTTCCGAGTTGACTTCAAATGTCGCTTCGGTCAACATGGTGGCGCCATTGGTTATCGCGATGGCGGGAGAAAACGCTTTGCAACCGGCGCTGGCGGCGAGCATGGCTGCGACGCTGGGATTCATGCTGCCGATCTCGACGCCGACGAACGCGATCGTTTACAGCTCCGGACTGATTCCGCTGCCGCGCATGATCAAGTACGGCGTGTTGCTGGACGTGATCGGCTTTATCGTCATTGTCATCGGAACGCTGCTGCTGGTTCCGGCAAAATAA
- a CDS encoding MHS family MFS transporter has protein sequence MKTPPIPSARGSNTISDYKIGQVIVASSAGTMIEWYDFYLYGTLAVFFSTLFFPSGNPTASFLASLATFGAGFAVRPFGAVVFGRVGDLIGRKYAFLVTLTIMGGATTVVGLLPTYEQIGIAAPIILVLLRLLQGLALGGEYGGAATYVAEHAPDDKRGYYTSFIQTTATLGFFLALAVVLGTRLTVGDAAFKQWGWRIPFLLSAFLLAISFYIRIKLRESPLFSKLKDAGKTSKAPIKESFGSKRNWKLILLALFGATAGQAVVWYTGQFYALYFMQTALQVDYVTAYLIISAALFLGTPFFIVFGKLSDTLGRKKIMMAGCLLAALTYVPIYMAMHKFANPLNPIMLTALVFIQVIYVTMVYGPIAAFLVELFPAKIRYTSMSLPYHLGNGEFGGFTPLIASAIVAATGNIYAGLAYPIAIALMTFVIGALFLPETNHVRIWEEVE, from the coding sequence ATGAAAACGCCGCCAATTCCTTCTGCGCGCGGATCAAACACGATTTCCGACTACAAAATCGGGCAGGTCATCGTCGCCTCCTCAGCCGGGACAATGATCGAGTGGTACGACTTTTATCTTTACGGTACGTTGGCCGTCTTTTTTTCCACGCTGTTTTTCCCGTCGGGAAATCCGACCGCCTCTTTTCTCGCTAGCCTCGCCACATTTGGCGCCGGCTTCGCGGTGCGGCCGTTCGGCGCCGTTGTCTTCGGCCGCGTCGGCGATTTGATCGGCCGTAAATACGCCTTTCTCGTCACCCTCACGATTATGGGCGGCGCGACGACCGTCGTGGGTTTGCTGCCGACTTACGAGCAAATCGGCATTGCCGCGCCGATTATTTTGGTGCTGCTGCGATTGCTGCAAGGCCTGGCGCTCGGCGGTGAATACGGCGGCGCGGCCACCTATGTCGCCGAACATGCGCCTGACGACAAACGCGGTTATTACACCAGCTTCATTCAAACCACGGCGACGCTCGGTTTCTTTCTCGCTCTCGCGGTCGTGCTCGGCACCAGACTCACGGTCGGTGATGCGGCGTTCAAGCAATGGGGCTGGCGGATTCCGTTTCTGCTTTCGGCTTTTTTGCTGGCAATTTCATTTTATATTCGCATCAAGCTGCGCGAGTCGCCGCTGTTCAGCAAGCTCAAAGACGCCGGCAAAACTTCCAAAGCGCCGATCAAAGAGAGTTTCGGCAGCAAGCGCAATTGGAAACTCATCCTGCTCGCGTTATTTGGCGCGACGGCCGGACAGGCCGTGGTCTGGTACACCGGCCAATTTTATGCGCTTTACTTTATGCAAACCGCGCTGCAAGTCGATTATGTCACCGCCTACTTGATTATCTCCGCGGCGTTGTTCCTCGGCACGCCGTTTTTCATTGTCTTTGGCAAACTCTCGGACACGCTGGGCCGCAAAAAAATCATGATGGCCGGCTGCCTGCTTGCCGCGCTCACGTATGTGCCGATTTATATGGCCATGCACAAATTCGCCAACCCGCTGAATCCGATCATGCTGACCGCATTGGTTTTCATTCAAGTGATTTACGTCACGATGGTCTATGGCCCGATCGCCGCGTTCCTTGTCGAATTGTTTCCGGCGAAGATTCGCTACACCTCGATGTCGCTGCCTTATCATTTGGGCAATGGCGAGTTCGGCGGCTTCACCCCGCTGATCGCTTCGGCGATTGTCGCCGCCACCGGAAACATCTATGCCGGACTGGCCTATCCGATCGCCATCGCGCTCATGACCTTCGTCATCGGCGCGCTCTTTTTGCCGGAAACCAATCACGTGCGGATTTGGGAGGAGGTGGAATGA
- a CDS encoding GNAT family N-acetyltransferase: MMMTIRQAQAGDRDEWLRMRDRLWPGSFDDHVKEIDAYFLATPANTALFVAERANGKLGGFLEAGIRYYAEGCETRNVGYIEGWYVDPDLRLQGAGRALVEAAENWARKIGCQEMASDCELDNEASFKAHLAMGYEEVARAIHFRKTLA; the protein is encoded by the coding sequence ATGATGATGACGATTCGTCAAGCACAAGCCGGCGACCGCGACGAGTGGCTGCGGATGCGCGATAGGCTTTGGCCGGGCTCGTTCGATGATCACGTGAAAGAAATCGACGCGTATTTTCTTGCTACCCCGGCGAACACCGCCCTGTTTGTCGCTGAACGCGCCAACGGCAAACTCGGTGGTTTTCTTGAAGCGGGCATTCGCTATTACGCCGAAGGCTGCGAGACCCGCAATGTCGGTTACATTGAGGGCTGGTACGTCGATCCGGATTTGCGCTTGCAAGGCGCCGGCCGCGCTTTAGTCGAGGCCGCCGAGAATTGGGCGCGAAAAATAGGCTGCCAGGAAATGGCCAGCGATTGCGAGCTTGACAACGAGGCGAGCTTCAAAGCCCATCTTGCCATGGGCTACGAAGAAGTGGCGAGAGCGATTCATTTTCGGAAAACATTGGCGTAA